GTTGCTGGGCGGCGTACTGCAGGGTGTCCCAGCGGCGCCGCAGCGCATCGGCGAACGGTTGGGTGGCGGCCGGCCAGCTGAACGGGGTCCACTCGAGGCCGCGCAACGTCAGCGGCTGGATCGACACCGGCAGGTTCCCCGATTCCACGATCCGCTCGGCCATCCGGACCATGAAACTCATCCCGGCGGGATCGTCCGCGCTACCGACCAGCAGGTCGCCGATGGTGGGAATCAGCACGACCGGGTTCCCGTCGATCGGCAGGGCGCGGATCAACTCCGGTCGCAGCAACGCGGTCCCGGCGAACCGGACGTCACGGAACAGGCGCACCGACTCGACCCGCTCGGGCTCCGGAACGGGCCGGCCGAACCCGGCCGCCACCGCGGCGTTCAACGCCTGGGGCAGGCTGACGCCCCACCGGGCCAGGTCGGTCGGCGAGACCGCCGCGTCCAGCCCCGGAAGGTCCAGGAACAGCCCGACGCTGAGGTCGGCGACGACCGGCTGCACCACGTCGAGGCCGGCAAAAGCGCCACGCAGGGCCAGACTCAGGTGTCGCTGCTGCAGCGTCAGCGCGCCCATCGGGCGAACCGACAGGACCGACCGGGCCGCCTCAAGGGTCGGGGGAGTCTGCATCGGGCGACGGTACCGGGTCCCGGCGGCCGGAGTGCTCAGCACGACCGAGCAGGGCCCGGCGATCACCGACGCCGGAGCCCCGTCATCGGGCCGCTGCGACTCAGCCATGCCCGCGCGGATCAACAACGCCGGCGCGGACCAGATCGTCGACTCCCGTCCCACCCGTCACATTCGCGGTGACTTCATCCGCGCGGGCGGTCGGTGGGGTGACCGGCCGGCGCGCAGCAGCGCCGACGAGGGGTGCGCCAGCAGGTCCATCAGCTCGGTGAGACCGGTGTCCGTCCAGGTGAACATGCGGGCGAAAACACCTGGACCAGGTCCACGTCAGCCATGCTGACGCGGTGCCGGGTACCGCGACGGGTCGGCGGGCATGGCGCAGACCCCTCGGGATCGGGCTCGTTGGCGGGGCCGTTCAGCGCAGGCGCAGGACAGCTTTGCCGACCACGCTGCGGCTCTCGAGATCGGCGAAGGCCCTTGCGCCGTCGGTGAAGTCGTACTCGACGACGGTCGGGCCCGGCATGCCGGCGGCCAGCAACCCGGCGAGGGCGGCGGCGGTGGACCGGAACAGCGCGGGGTGAGCGGAGATCAGGCCCAGCCAGTTGACGCCGCGGACGTCACTGTTGCGCAGCAGCAACCGGTTCGCCGGGGCGGACGGGATCCGCCCGGACACGTACCCGAGGGTCAGCAGCCGGCCCTCCGGTGCGAGCGCCCGCAGGGAGGCGTCGAACACGTCACCGCCGACGGGATCGACGATGACGTCGGCGCCGCCGGCACCGCGGACCGCGTCCAGCCAGTCGTCCGGACCGTAGACCTGCTCGGCTCCCGCCTCCTGCGCCGCAGCACGCCGATCGGGGGTGCTGGCGACCGCGGTGACCCGGGCGCCCAGCGCGGTACCGATCCGTACCGCCGCCGATCCGAGCCCACCGCCGGCGCCGTGCACCAGCATCGACTCACCCGGCCGCAGGCCGGCGCGGCGGACGAGGGCCACGTGGGCGGTGTGGTCATTGACCACCAGCGCGGCGCCCGCCGCGAAGCCCAGCGAATCGGGCAGGGGGGCGACCAGATGCTCGTCGGCCCAGACGGTGTCGGCGCAGCCACCGACCGGCAACGACGCATACACCCGGTCGCCGACGGCCAGTCCGGAGTGTGCCGGCGCCGCTTCGACCAGGCCGGCCACCTCCAGACCGGGGATGAAGGGCGGTTCCTGCCGTACCTGGTAGAGCCCGCGGGTGACCAGCGTGTCGACGAAACCGACCCCGGCTGCGTGGACCCCGATCCGGACCATCCCGTCCGCCGGCGCGCTCGGGTCGGCAACCTCGTCCACCGACAGCGCCGACGGCCCGGTCAGCGCGTGCGCCCGGAGTGCCCGCACGGCCGATCAGCCGAAGGCCGAGATGCCGGTGACATCCCGTCCGATGATCAGCGACTGGATGCTGTCGGTGCCCTCGTAGGTGTGCACCACCTCCATGTCGGTCATGTGCCGGGCGACATGAAAGTCCAGGAGCAACCCGTTGCCGCCCAGAATGTCCCGGGCCTCGGCACAGATCGACCGGGCGGTGCTGGCCGTGTACATCTTGGCCATCGACGCCATCGGACCGGTCAGCTTGCCCTGCTCCTGCAGCTGCGCCATCCGGAAGCACATCAGCTGGATGGCGGTGGTCTCGGCGAGCATGGTGGCCAGCTTGTTCTGCACCAGCTGGTAGGCCGCGATCGGCTTGCTGAACTGCTGCCGGTGGGTGGCGTAGGTCAGGGCGGCCTCGTAGGCGGCGACGGCGTGCCCGGCCGCCTCCCAGGACGCCCCGCCGCGGGTCGCGGTGAGCACCCGGCTGACGTCCCGGAACCCGTTGGCGTGGGCGAGCCGGTTGGCCTCGGGTACCCGGACGTTGTCCAGCACGATGTCCGGCTGCCAGATCGCCCGTTTGCCGATTTTGCCGGTGATCAGCTCGGCCGTATACCCCTCGGGATACGCTCCTTGGTCATCCTTTTCGACGACGAAGCCTTTCACCTTGCCGTCCGCCTCGTCCCGCGCCCAGACGATGACGACATGACCGATGCTCCCGTTGCCGATCCATCGTTTGCTGCCGTTGAGCACCCAGTGGTCGCCGTCGCGGCGTGCGGAGGTCTCCAGCGCGACCGAGTCTGACCCGTGCTGCGGCTCGGTCAGTGCGAACGCACCGATCTTGTCGAGCGTGGCCAGGCCCGGGAGCCAGCGCTGCTTCTGCTCCGGCGAGCCCAGCATGTTGATCGAGCCCATGGCCAGGCCGCTCTGCACGCCGATGAACGTGTTGACGCTGCCGTCGCCGCGGGACAGCTCGAGGGTGACCATGCCCTGGGCCAGCCGGGACAGGCCGGGGCAGCCGTAGCCCTGAATCGCGCCGCCCACGATGCCGAGCTTGGCCAGCTTGGGCACCAGCTCGAACGGGAACTCCGCCCGTTCCCAGTAGTCGTTGATGATCGGCAGCACGTCGGCGTCGACGAACGACCGGACCCGGTCCCGGATCTCCCGCTCCTCGTCGCTGAGCAGGTCGTGAAGCAGGTAGTAATCGGTGCCGCGGGCGGTGGTCAGGTCCTTGGTCAGTTCGGCGGCCAGATTCAGCTTGCTGCTCATTGCTCGCTCACTTCCGTGATCAGCTCCGTAGCCGGTCGGGGCGTCCTGGTGCCGGCGTGATCGTAGGTGTACCAACCCTTTCCGGTCTTGCGTCCGAGCTCGCCGCGTTCGACCAGGGCCGTGACGCTGCGACTGGGTCGATCCCTGGGGTCGCCGCTCTGGGCGAACCGGTCCTGCTTGGTCAGGTAGCCGATGTCGATGCCGGTGAGGTCCATCAGCTCGAACGGGCCCATCGGGTAACCCAGAGCGGTGCGGCAGGCGGTGTCGATGTCGGTGACCGAGGCGACCCCGTTCTCCAGCAGGAAGATCGCCTCGTCCCGCACCGCGCCCAGGATCCGGTTGGCGACGAAACCGGGGATCTCCCGCTGCAGCACCACCGGCACTTTGCCCAGCCGGTCGGCCAACGCCACGGAGGTCGCCACCGTGACATCGGAAGTGTCCGGCCCGCGGACGATCTCGACACACTTCATGACCAGTGCCGGGTTGAAGAAGTGCAGGTTGCAGACCCGGTCGGGGCGACCGGTGGCGTCGGCGATCCGGGAGGACACGATGCTGGATGAATTCGTCGCCAGGATCGCATGCGGCGGAGCGGCGTTGTCCAGCTCGGCGAACAATGTGCGTTTGATGTCGAGCTTCTCGACCGCGGCCTCGATGACGTAGTCGGCGGTGGCCGCGGCCGCGGTCAGATCGGTGGTGAAGGACAGCCGGCCGAAGGCGGTCTCGACGTCGGACGCCGTCCGGCGCCCCTTGTCCACATCCCGGGCCAGCCGGGACCGCAGATCGGCGTGGGTCCGGGCCAGGGACGGCTCGGCGATGTCGGTGATGGTGGCCGTGAGACCGGCGAGGGCACAGACCATACCGATCTGCGAGCCCATCGCGCCGGCCCCGACCACGAGCACGTGGTTGACGGACATGCCGGTCACCGGCCCCTGAACTGCGGTGGCCGCTTGTCCAGAAACGCGTCCGTGCCCTCGTTCTTGTCCTCGGTGGTGTACAGCAGCGCCTGCGCGAGCCGCTCGACGACCAGGCCGGTGCGTTGATCGGCGTCCATGCCGGAGCGGATCACCAGCTTGGCCAGCCGGATCGCCAAGGGACCCTTGGCGGTGATCTGCCCGGCGATCGCCCGGGCCGCGGCCAGCAGTTCCGCGCCGGGGACGACGGAGGTGACCAGCCCGATCCGCTGCGCCTCGTCCGCGGTGATCAGCCGCCCGGTGAGGATCATTTCGATGGCCCGGCCGGTGCCGACCAGGCGGGCCAGCCGCTGGGTGCCGCCGGCCGCCGGCAGCACCGACAGGTTCGTCTCGGGCAGGCCGAAACGCGCGGTGTCAGCGGCGATCCGGATGTCGCAGGCCATGGCCAGCTCGCAGCCACCGCCCAGCGCGAACCCGTTGACGGCGGCGATCGTCGGCTTCTCGAACGCCTCGACGTCGTCGTACAGGCGCTGCAGATCGGAGGCCAGCGCCGTGTGCAGGGTGTAGCCGCGGACCTGGGAAATGTCGGCGCCGGCCACGAACGCCTTCTCGCCGGCGCCGGTAACGATCAGCACCTGCACGTCGTCGTCGGTGCGCAGCGCGTCCAGGGCGGCCCGCAGGTCCAGTTGCATCTGCCGGCTGACCGCGTTGCGGACCTCCGGCCGGTTGATGGTGAGCACGGCGATGCCGTCGGAGACCTCGGTGAACAGGGTCTGGTAGTCGACCCGGGCCGGTGCTGGCACGGTCGTCATGGCGCTCACCGGTACGCGGGCAGGCCGGTGATGGCCTGCCCCATGATCAGGGTGTGCACCTCGTCGGTGCCCTCATAGGTGCGGACGGATTCCAGGTTGTTGGCGTGCCGCAGCGGCGAGTAGTCCAGCGTGATGCCGTTGCCGCCGAGCATCGCCCGCGCCTCCCGGCAGATCGCGATGGCCTCGCGCACGTTGTTCAGCTTGCCGAACGAGATCTGCTGCGGATGAAGGGTTCCCGCGTCCTTCAGGCGGCCGGTCTGCAGGGCGACCAGGATGCCTTTCTGGATCTCCAGCACCATGTCGGTCAACCTGCGCTGACTGAGCTGGAAGCCGGCCAAGGGTGTGTCGAACTGCTTGCGATCCAACATGTACCGCAGCGCGGTTTCGTAGGAGTCGCGGGCGGCACCCATCGCGCCCCAGATGATGCCGTAGCGGGCCTCGTTCAGGCAGGCGAACGGGCCCTTGAGCCCGACGACGTTGGGCAGCATCGCGTCCGCCGGCAGCCGTACGTCGGTCAGGGTGATGTCGCACTGGATCGACGCACGCATGGACAGCTTGGGTTCGATGGGGGTTGCGGTGAATCCGGGGGTGTCGGTCGGCACCACGAACCCCCGCACCCCGTCTTCGGTCGTGGCCCAGATGATCGCGACCTGCGCGACCGAGGCCAGGCCGATCCACCGCTTGGCGCCGTTGAGTACCCAATCGGACCCGTCCCGGACGGCGTGGGTCACCATGCCGGCCGGGTCCGAACCGGCGGTCGGCTCCGTCAGCCCGAAGCAGCCGATGAGCTCGCCGGTGGCCATGCCCGGCAGCCATTGCTGCTTCTGCTCCTCCGAGCCGTGCTTGTGGATGGCGCTCATGGCCAGGGACCCTTGCACCGAGACGAAGGTGCGCAGGCCGGAATCGCCGGCCTCCAGTTCCAGGGCGGTCAAGCCGTACTCGACGGAGCTGCGGCCGGGACAGCCGTAACCCTTCAGATGCATCCCGAGCAGCCCGAGATCGCCGAATTCCCGGGCGATCTCCACCGGGAAGTGCGCGTCTTCGTACCACTGGGCGATGTTCGGGCGGATCCGCGCGTCGACGAACGCCCGGACCTTGTCCCGCTGCGCGAGCTCCTCGGCGGTGAATAGCGAGTCCAGGTTCAGGTAGTCGCGGGCCCGGTCGGTGATCGGGGTCTGCGGCTCGGTGACGGCTCCGTCGTAGATCCCGGTCGGGCGGGGGCGAGCAGAGCCGTTCTCCGAGCTGACGGCCTCGGTGGTGGTCATGTGGTCAGCTCCAGGTGGTTGGTTCTCGGGTGCGGTGCGGACGGCTTCGGCGGGTCTGCGCGGATCAACTCGCACGCGATGTGACGGGTGGGACGGAAGTAGACGAGTTGCGCCGCGCCGGGGTAGTTGATCCGCGCGGGGTGGCGGGGGGTGGGGTCAGGGGGCCTCCAGCAGGACGGAGATGCCCTGGCCGACGCCGATGCACATGGTGGCCAGGGCCCGGCGGGCGCCGCGGTCGTGCAGCTCGATCGCCGCGGACAGGGCGATCCGGGCGCCGCTGGCGCCCAGCGGATGGCCCAGGGCAATGGCCCCGCCGTTCGGGTTGACGTACTCGGCGTCATCCGGGATCCCCAATTGCCGCAGCACACCGAGGGCCTGCGCGGCGAACGCCTCGTTGAGCTCGATCAGGTCGAGGTCGGCGACGGTCAGACCGTTGCGGCACAACACCTTCCGGGTGGCCGGGACCGGCCCGATGCCCATGATCCGGGGCGGCACCCCGGCCGCCGCGGCCGAGCTCACCCGGGCCAGCGGGGTCAGCCCGTACCGGCGGACGGCCGACTCCGACGCGATCAAAACGGCGGCGGCGCCGTCGTTCACGCCGGAGGCGGTGCCGGCGGTGACGGTGCCACCCGGATTGATCGGCGTGAGCTTGGCCAGGGCCGCCAGGGAGGTCGCCCGCGGGTGCTCGTCGGTGTCGACGACGACCGGCTCGCTCCGGCCCCGCGCGGATCGAGCGGGCGGGATCGTCACCGGCAGGATCTCCCGGGCCAGCCGGCCGGAGCCGATGGCCGTGGCCGCCCGATCCTGCGAGCGCAGGGCGAACGCGTCCTGATCCTCCCGGCTGATGCCGAAGTCGGCGGCCACGTTGTCCGCGGTCTCCGGCATCGAGTCGGTGCCGTATCGCTCGCGCATCGCCGGGTTGACGAAGCGCCAGCCGATGGTGGTGTCATGAATCTCGGCCGA
This genomic window from Nakamurella multipartita DSM 44233 contains:
- a CDS encoding NADPH:quinone oxidoreductase family protein — encoded protein: MRALRAHALTGPSALSVDEVADPSAPADGMVRIGVHAAGVGFVDTLVTRGLYQVRQEPPFIPGLEVAGLVEAAPAHSGLAVGDRVYASLPVGGCADTVWADEHLVAPLPDSLGFAAGAALVVNDHTAHVALVRRAGLRPGESMLVHGAGGGLGSAAVRIGTALGARVTAVASTPDRRAAAQEAGAEQVYGPDDWLDAVRGAGGADVIVDPVGGDVFDASLRALAPEGRLLTLGYVSGRIPSAPANRLLLRNSDVRGVNWLGLISAHPALFRSTAAALAGLLAAGMPGPTVVEYDFTDGARAFADLESRSVVGKAVLRLR
- a CDS encoding acyl-CoA dehydrogenase family protein encodes the protein MSSKLNLAAELTKDLTTARGTDYYLLHDLLSDEEREIRDRVRSFVDADVLPIINDYWERAEFPFELVPKLAKLGIVGGAIQGYGCPGLSRLAQGMVTLELSRGDGSVNTFIGVQSGLAMGSINMLGSPEQKQRWLPGLATLDKIGAFALTEPQHGSDSVALETSARRDGDHWVLNGSKRWIGNGSIGHVVIVWARDEADGKVKGFVVEKDDQGAYPEGYTAELITGKIGKRAIWQPDIVLDNVRVPEANRLAHANGFRDVSRVLTATRGGASWEAAGHAVAAYEAALTYATHRQQFSKPIAAYQLVQNKLATMLAETTAIQLMCFRMAQLQEQGKLTGPMASMAKMYTASTARSICAEARDILGGNGLLLDFHVARHMTDMEVVHTYEGTDSIQSLIIGRDVTGISAFG
- a CDS encoding 3-hydroxyacyl-CoA dehydrogenase family protein — encoded protein: MSVNHVLVVGAGAMGSQIGMVCALAGLTATITDIAEPSLARTHADLRSRLARDVDKGRRTASDVETAFGRLSFTTDLTAAAATADYVIEAAVEKLDIKRTLFAELDNAAPPHAILATNSSSIVSSRIADATGRPDRVCNLHFFNPALVMKCVEIVRGPDTSDVTVATSVALADRLGKVPVVLQREIPGFVANRILGAVRDEAIFLLENGVASVTDIDTACRTALGYPMGPFELMDLTGIDIGYLTKQDRFAQSGDPRDRPSRSVTALVERGELGRKTGKGWYTYDHAGTRTPRPATELITEVSEQ
- a CDS encoding enoyl-CoA hydratase/isomerase family protein, giving the protein MTTVPAPARVDYQTLFTEVSDGIAVLTINRPEVRNAVSRQMQLDLRAALDALRTDDDVQVLIVTGAGEKAFVAGADISQVRGYTLHTALASDLQRLYDDVEAFEKPTIAAVNGFALGGGCELAMACDIRIAADTARFGLPETNLSVLPAAGGTQRLARLVGTGRAIEMILTGRLITADEAQRIGLVTSVVPGAELLAAARAIAGQITAKGPLAIRLAKLVIRSGMDADQRTGLVVERLAQALLYTTEDKNEGTDAFLDKRPPQFRGR
- a CDS encoding acyl-CoA dehydrogenase family protein — translated: MTTTEAVSSENGSARPRPTGIYDGAVTEPQTPITDRARDYLNLDSLFTAEELAQRDKVRAFVDARIRPNIAQWYEDAHFPVEIAREFGDLGLLGMHLKGYGCPGRSSVEYGLTALELEAGDSGLRTFVSVQGSLAMSAIHKHGSEEQKQQWLPGMATGELIGCFGLTEPTAGSDPAGMVTHAVRDGSDWVLNGAKRWIGLASVAQVAIIWATTEDGVRGFVVPTDTPGFTATPIEPKLSMRASIQCDITLTDVRLPADAMLPNVVGLKGPFACLNEARYGIIWGAMGAARDSYETALRYMLDRKQFDTPLAGFQLSQRRLTDMVLEIQKGILVALQTGRLKDAGTLHPQQISFGKLNNVREAIAICREARAMLGGNGITLDYSPLRHANNLESVRTYEGTDEVHTLIMGQAITGLPAYR
- the pcaF gene encoding 3-oxoadipyl-CoA thiolase; its protein translation is MSIAYLVDGVRTPFGRYGGGLSTVRPDDLAAHVLRGLTVRLPSVDWDALDDVVLGCANQAGEDNRNVARMAALLADLPVSAPGTTVNRLCGSSLDAIAIASRAIRSGDADLVLAGGVESMSRAPFVLPKATSAFSRSAEIHDTTIGWRFVNPAMRERYGTDSMPETADNVAADFGISREDQDAFALRSQDRAATAIGSGRLAREILPVTIPPARSARGRSEPVVVDTDEHPRATSLAALAKLTPINPGGTVTAGTASGVNDGAAAVLIASESAVRRYGLTPLARVSSAAAAGVPPRIMGIGPVPATRKVLCRNGLTVADLDLIELNEAFAAQALGVLRQLGIPDDAEYVNPNGGAIALGHPLGASGARIALSAAIELHDRGARRALATMCIGVGQGISVLLEAP